DNA from Lagenorhynchus albirostris chromosome 3, mLagAlb1.1, whole genome shotgun sequence:
CTGGCTCATTAATTTGTTAAGTCTGACACTCAgcaaatgtttaatttcattctgTGTGTAAGGTACTGTGTTAGATGTTAGAAGACATATGGGCTGTGCTTCAAAGACTAATACGTACCTCATATAGAAAGGCTGCCCATTTtcattgttaaaaaagaaagagattacttttatttctgttattgagGAACTGAGAATGATTTCCAGTAGGGTCAATAGCACTGCGTAGTGAGGTTACTCCTTGTGAAAGCCAGGCTCTCAGTAATTCATCTGATGACTGTTCCCTGAACACCTTACTGTGGAACGAGACAGGGGTGGTCCCTGCCCTGCTGGCCCTGCTGTCTTCTGGGAAACACAGAGGAAAGCAGTCACTTTTCATCCGGTGAGATAAGGGCAGTATGAGGGCAAATACAAGGTGCTTATGAGCACATGTACCAATCTGGACTGGGTTTTCTAGTGGGTGGGATAGATGTGCATCCCTGAAGAAGTGACATCTAGGTCGAGACCTAAAGCGGGAACACAGGGAATACAGGAGGTGGAAGGCAAGAGAGGCCACGGCAGAGTCTAGGAAGGGAAAGAGGTGAGCCTGCCCAGGTGAGCAGGGGCCCGGTCTTGAATGTTGTGGTAACCTGCATTAGGCAGATTGGGTTTTAACCTAAGGGTGTTGGGAAGCCATTGAAGGGTTGCAAGCAGGAGAAAtgataggtttttatttttcttgtatgtCTCGGGCTGTAGTGGGGAGAATGGATTGGAGAGGGCAAGGCTGGAGGTAGGGAGACCAGTAGGTCCAGGACACTGACATGACTAGGATGAGGATAGGACCTGGGGGTGGAGCCTGAGTCACATGCTAAAATCCTCAGTGAGTAGGGGGAGTAGTTGGGAGGCGAGTGGACAGTGAGAAGGAGGGGAAGACGGAGAGATGGCCAAATGGCCTGAATCTCGATGGAATGCTGGTTTGTCCTCAGGGGTGAATAGAGAATCAGTGACCAGGAGGATGTCAGCTTTACCACCGAACCTGCTGTATGACAGCTGTGCTGGAGCCCGAGAGGCCTGTAGGGAAGTGGTGTTCTCAGGGAACCTGGCTTCAGTCAAGGCAGGACTTAAAAGGCACAGTCATGAAATGTTCTAGAAGGTAGTGTGAAAACATTTGGGACAAAGTGGAAGACGGTGTGAATGGATCAAGAGAAAAGCACAGGATAGTATGAGAATGCCTTTTAAACTTTAATGACTGGATTTGCAATACCTGTGGCTTTTGCATTTGGCTAATAATTAAGGTGGGCTTTCCATTTTTTATGATTGCTTGTTAACTCAACTACAGTCATGTTCAACCTCCTGGTCAACCAGTTACAAGTatatttaagtgaaataaaaagccATATGACAGATTGAAAAAACTAGTTAAAAAAGAAGCTCCAGCAAGTGATTAGATCTTACTTTCAGATGGTACACTGGTGGGTTTTTATGTGTAAAAGCTGTAGCTCTTACCAGACTTCtttgagggaggaaggaagggagtgggAAGAAACAGGACAACAAAGTACAGATGAAAAGGTGAAGACAGCCACCACGTACCACCCCAAACAGCCGCCTTTTTTGTCTCATGTCAGGAGATTCAGTTGCTGGCTTTTTCTGcctttctgctttaatttttttttaatttaacatctttattggagtataattgctctacaatggtgtgttagtttctgccgtataacaaagtgaatcagctatatgtatacatatgttcccatatctcttccctcttgcgtctccctccttcccaccctccctatcccacccctctaggtggtcacaaagcaccgagctgatctccctgtgctatgcggctgcttcccactagctagctatttgaactatgctttttttgtttatctgacCAAAATGTTATTAATGATTTGACGAAGACACAGAAGTCATGAGCTGGACTGTCACCCTGGAGGCATATCAGGATTGTGTTCAGCTGCACGTGACAGGAAACTGGCAATTGTGGTCAAAACAAatagtcattttattttcttcatgtagCAAGAAATCCAGAGGTGGCCCATCTTGGTAGCTCCAGCTGCTTGATGAAGCCATCGAAGACCTGGTCCATCATCCTGACCATAAGACTTGAGTCCTTTCATCAAGTGTAAGCAGTTAAGCCTCAAAGAAGTTCATTACTCACGTGGAGGTGCAGAGAGAGGCAGGTGCGCCCCAGTGTAGCAGGTCTCCTCCACGAGGTCCTTGGACTCTGCTCAGCAGCTGTCAGACCAGGCCTCACTCACCATCTGAAACGGCAGCAGGGGATCCCAGGCAGCAGTGTGGAGGAGGAGAGATTAAAGCAGGGACAGAGTGTGTGCTGGTTGCCTTTCAAGGAAGTCTTAAAGCCACCATAGAAtacttttatagattttattgaCCGGAGCTTAGTCACATGGTCATGCCAAGCTTCAAGGGAGACTGGAAATGGAGTCTTTATTTGGGGGATCAGGTGCCCCCATAAAATCAGGAGTCAGTTGTTACCGGAAGAAGGGGATGAACTAGCAGTCTCTGCCTCAGTCCTTATAATATGCCTGCAGGCAGTATACCCGGGCTTTGGGCAGGACACGGGGGATGAGTTAAGGGCATAAGGTGAGTGCCACCCAGGCCCATCCCTTTGGTCAGGAGAAACAATCTTCTCCTAGGAGCTTCACTTAGTAGATTTGTGTTTGTATCTGATTGGCTAAAACTGGGTCACCTGACAACCCCAACTTCAAGAAAGTCTGGGGAGGtgaatttttaaagtgtgtgtaTTACCCCTGTGATCAAAATCAGGTTTTgttaggaggaagaggagaatggatATCGAGTAGGCAACTAGTAGTATTTGCCACAGAGTAGtaataaaaatccaaaataattaaatctaaaattatcaaaACAGGATACTGGGTGTCCTGTGTTTAGAATCCAATTGCAGCAAGGCCACAACAAGATGGAATTTGATAGTATGCATTGGAAGTAATGGAAAACCTAGCCACAGTGGCTTAGTaagttaagaatttatttttctcaccacAAGGAGTTTTGGAGGTAGGTGCCTGCTGGCATTGTTTCAGTGGCTAAGTAATGTCACAGTGAATCTCTTGACTTTTTCTTCATGGTCTCAAGATGGCTGCTGAAGCTCCAGCTCTCATGCCCATGTACAAgacaaaaagaggaaggaaagaaaatacactAACAGACTTCTGCTTTCATCTCATTGGTCAGAACTGTGTCACGACCTTTCCTAGCAGCAAGCGAGGCTGGATAAGCTAAAATACTTGCTTATTTTTTAGCTTATCCAGCCTCCACAGTAAAGGCTGCAAGAGATAAAGGAGGGGGAGGTGTTGGATGATCTAACCTTTAGTATCTACCACAGAATGGATTGAGTACTATGtttgagttaaaaaaatatttgttatacaaTTATATTGGCTTgtcaggaatttttttaaaaaatatttatttatttatttagttgcatcgggtcttagttgtggcaggaaactcttagttgcggcatgcatgtgggatctaggtcctgaccggggatcaaaccccagcttcctgtattgggagcatggagtcttaaccactgcgccaccaaggaagtccctcttgtcagtaattaatatgaaaaatacttGAAACTTTGTCACCTATAAATTCAATATGACTTACTGTGATATTGTTGCTAAAAGCTAATATAATTAGCTATAGTGATTAGAAGTAGAATGTTAAGGAATTAATGAATGGCTCCTTGATGATCACTGTCTTTGACAGCATTTGAAGTAGAGGGTATTATAGTGTGCATAAGAAATGGGAGATTTAGTCCAGAGAAGAGGTAGGCTAGGAGATGACCCATGGGCTGCTCTGTGGAAGGGGAGTTAGACCAGCGTTGTATTACTTATACAGCTAGGCTCCTGTgatgcagttttttttgtttctgtttattacttttttttttaattccaggggAGCATGATTCTATATCTAAAGCTTTTTGTGTTAAAGCATCTTAGTAAAAAGAGCTATGGCAAATTGCTGCACTTGAGAAAGTGTTGTCTGTGTCAGTTGTTGAGCAGAACGCCGCTTGAAGGACTTGGGACTGTGTAATGGTATCTGAAAAGAGGAGGTAGGATACCCTTGAGGGCCTTGTTTTAAGACTACTtctgtcatatttttttcttaaaggcagATATTGAGTTGTAGCTTAAAGAACATTGATGTACTCCACGGTaggttcaaaatattttactttctgagTGTATTAGTTatttactgctgtgtaacaaattactgaaaacttagggcttaaaacaacaaacagcaaatactttcttttttttttagcaaatattttcataatacGGACTCACACGGTTTCTGGGGATCAGAATCAGAATGGTGTAGCTGGGTGGTTTGGCTCAAGCTTTCTCACCAGGTTGAATCACCATTGTCTGGGAAAACCCACTTTCAAGCTCACCCCCACAGTAATGGCGGGCCTCAGTTCCTTGTTGGCTGTGGGCCGGAGGCCTCCATTCTTCaccacgtgggcttctcatggacCACTGGAGTGTCTGTGGCAGCTGGCTACTCCCAGCGATCCAAGAGAGAGCGAGCGCCCAAGATGCAAACTGCAGTCTTTCATGATCTAATCTTGGAAGTAATATCCTGTACCGTCACCACTCCTGCCACCTGCTTTTGGTCACAGAGACCAACCCCGGTGACATGGGAGGGGACCACACAGGGCATGAGTGCCAGGAGGTGGGGGTCCttgggggccatcttggaagCTGGCTACCACCCTGAGGCAAAGATGCTTTCTGAATTCCGCAGTTAAGGAAGCACAACTAATTAGGGGAAAAGTAATTAGTTAGCACATCGATTTTAAAGTTTATGAGATTTATTTTGGTATATGCTGGTAAGAAAGAAAACCTTAAGGATGGTGGTAAAGGTGGATTAAACATAATCTAGCACTGAATAGTAACAGCCTTTCTATAAatgattgatttatgtattttattccttctaaaaataaaatgtgtactaCTCAGCATTTTCTGTTTGTGGATATCCAGGTTGAGTGCTCAGTGACGCACTGAGAGTTAGAGAAAAGCATGAAATTTCTACTCAAGTTCCCACTTATAACAGATCCTGATTATCAGCTGTCATCCATTTTCTGGTTttccttagttgtttttcttcatttttgtacACTCATCTATTTATGGCATTTCTGATGGAAGAGGTCCCTTTTAGAGTCTGTCCTTTACTTTTTTGATGACTGAATTTCTGTGCCTTTATTTTAACAGATAAAAATCTGGATAATGCCGCAGAAGCAGCTGAACAATTTAAACTAATCCAAGCAGCGTATGATGTGCTAAGCGACCCTCAGGAAAGAGCATGGTGAGCATCACGCTGTCCCTCCTTGTGTATCTTGTTGGGAAGAATGGTCAAcagagggtttttaaaaaatttaatatattaaatggtTTGGGGTGTGTTCTAAAGCACCAGTCACCTGTTCATTATATAAAATGCAGTGTGTTGATAGGAAGGAACCTTAGAGATGATTACTCCAACTCTGATATTATAGATGATGAAACACAAAGCTTGGCAATCATAGTTATAATTTTGATACTTATGAAGTGCCTTCTCTTTGAATAAGGTCTTTTTGATGTCTGACAAATTTACTGATGTCAGAAAAGGAAGAATGTtgacttttccttaaaaaacagatATAGTGTTTTCATCAAGAATTGTAATATTTTCCCAAGAACTACTTTATATAAGAAATTGAGTTAAGCTTCTACATCTATGACAGATTCTTTAACTCATGATGACCCAATCATTTAATGCCATTTCCAAACAAAAATTTCTCCGTTTGAAGTTCTGGGTTTCCAGATTCTCAGTGAACTTTTTGCTACAAAGTCCTGACATAACTGTGCAAGATCCCGCAGAGCAGGTGGGTGTTCAGTTCACCCATGCAAGTCTTCTGTGTGATGGCATACAAGCACGGCCAGCTGTCAAGAGAGAAAGGCTgtaaaggaaattcttttttttttttcacttggtcAAGATTTTATTTCAAGGCCTGAAAACACCAACTAATCGAAAATGGCCCTACTGCAATttcttataatatataaataatataaaacttaaaaaaatgtagacaCTATTAACTAACTCCTAAACCACACACTATAGGCTTTTCAAAAGCAATAGTTATTTAACAAAATGTAAGGTGACAATATCAAAGAATTTTCACACTTAATGAGGACACAATCTGTAACAAGCTACTCACACAAACACAAATCTTTTTTACACTTtccatgtttgtttttaactttgtttcaTAGAACCACTGATAATTGAGGCTTCTTTCAAGTATAGGATTTCTAACATTAAATTACATTTTCGAAGtatatttataaagaagaaatgaaaaagacacatacTACATTGTTTACCATAAATTCATACACCAAAAACTCAAACAATCCAACTGAATTTATTCCTGCTTCCCCCTTCTCCAACATTAGCTTTAGATGTTCttctaaatattatataaacagtTTTGTTAAAATCAGTTCTCTCATTTATGCACATTAgggaaaaatggttttaaaatgagTTATCTTTAAAATTCTAGATAACACTCTTTAGCCTTAAATTACATTGTGTACACACAACTACAACAGTTTGCATTTGCTCAGGAGCATAtaatcacattaaaaacaaatgactttGTAGTTCATAGTTTAGTTGGCTCTTAAATAGTTTCCCTGGGGGGGAAACAAgtattttgtgttgtttaagaAACTGATATAGATAAATGAAATGCTAGGTGTTCGTTTAAACTTTGAGGAAACCTACAGATGAACTTTTGGGCgttttttctaaaatgcaagaGGTATGCGCTTAATCACTGTTCATATAGTGAAGGGATGGGATGGCAGATACAGACGCAGATGAAACTCTACATTTTGTAAATGTAGAGTTGGATATTCTAAATGGAAGAACTGACACTGACAATTGTTTACAGGAAACAAAGGTGAAGAAAAATGTTGAAGAATATCTACCCTTAGAAAGAGAGAAGTGTTTTACAAGACAAAAATGAGAACTAGAGATTCCAAAAACActcattttactgttttaaaagaaaaacaaaaaaataatagggAGAGAGTCTAGACCAATTAGAACTGAGGCAGCTGTAACAAAAATGGAACACAGTACAGTGATTTGAGCCCTTAAAGGAAATGACTGACTAAAATGAAATTTCACAAGTCTTCATgtctataataataaataaacgtgcaaaatatcaaaaatacaaagtctggattttttccccttaagtttGTAGTAAACGGTCTAGCCTCTGCTTAATATAGTTACTTTTATAAGCCTTCTGACTAGCAGAGCATGCTATACAGGCACATGCATGCTAGAACTTTACCGTGAGAGTTACAGTTCTCATCTCAAGCTAGTGACTTGCCTGTTacccatatttatatatatttcattcccATTGTAAAACACTTAAGGCCTTTCTAGTGGTACATTTTAATCAACatattacataaaacatcttgatttttaaaatgaacctTTTTAGTCCTGTAACATGGTGGGTTTAGTTGAACAGCTGGAACATAATATGGTAACTACATTGGACTGTTTAATTCACAGCTGTaggaaaatgtttgatttttaaaatataaccaaGATGAGACTGTAGAGTTATGAGcagtaaaatattagaaaacagtgaatgaataaataagatgcTTTTCCATCAGTGGCCGTTCATTGTTTTGCTTTTaggaacctggaagaaattgtcTTCTTTGAGTTTCAAATGTTCTGGTAAATCTAGTCGTTTCTTAGCTTCCTCAGTATCACCTTGAATTGCTGAAATAAGTGACTCTAAAGAATCAGTTCTTTTCTGATCTGAGGTAGCAAGAATTTCCCCATGGAAGTCCTCTTTGAAAGTATGCATGATATGAGCTTCCATGGACTTTTTTGTATTCTTGTAGTATGGGTTCCATCCTATGCTCACCACCATCTTATGGACGTCTACACTTCCATCACTGGCCCAACCATGATATACGCCAGTGGATGCATCAGCCGGAAGATTATCTACTACTTGTTCAGGAAAGTTAGCTGTAGGAATGCCCAGGTGCTTGGGGCCGCGACCGAACCGCACCACCTGGCCGCGGCAGAAGTACGGCAGGTGCCTCATGACGCCGTCCGTTCGGGTTGCGGGCTGCGGTCCAGTCCGCGCGTCAGGCAGAGCCGCCATCGAGGCGGTGCCCGGACCCCCGGGCCAGCCGGGGGACACGGGCAGGAGCTCCGCGGGCCGGGTGGGCGGGCGAGCGCACGGGCGTACAACGGGCCGAGCGGCGCGGACGACACGCCTCGGCGAGACCCTTACGCCGCTGACCAAACAGAAGGTGCCGGGCGACTCAGAGGCTGCGTCTGGAGGaaaattcttattaaattatcttttatataaaaatcagaGAATCCTAAATTTTTCTCCTCCTGTGGAATTTGGAAATCTGGCCTTAAGAAATGCTTTTGCCTTCCTTTGGAAACTTTGAAattctttcctgccttccttttACTCTAGCTCTTCTCTAGATCTTAGGCTGTTTTCTTGTCCCGAGGATCCCCTTGTCTTTTTGTTTGAAGGCCCTGCCTATTAACTCTCCTGTCATCTGGAGGCAGTACTGCACGGTGGCGAGGAGCATGGGCCTCTGGTGCAGGACACGTGGTtttgaattctagctctgctGCTCATTGGCTTTATGACTGTGGAGAATGTTATGTAATAttgctgagcttcagtttcctgttATATCAAATGAGGGTAATAACCAGCTTTACAGAGTGAGGGGCAGTTGTATGTGTGTGAAGCTCCTAGATTGTTTACATAAACATTAGAAGAGTTTTATTCTGGTCCATGTTGGTAAATTCCCGGATCCCAAATCTGTAGTTAGCCTGTGGACCAGATGATGTCCACTACTGTCTTATTTAGTAAGGTCTCTTTCGTGCGAAAGTGCAGCTACGTTTCTGGGAGAGTCATGGACATTCCCTGGCTCATTAAATTCCCCTCTTTGTATTGGCTAGTACCGTATACTGCCTGTAACGTACTGGGAGTTGCAGTCATAGTTTTAATCAGCACTTCTGTGAAAGATTATTAAGTCTTTGCCtgttgatatttttcttcagattttttggTTGTGGGTTGACCATGTTAAAATGtacaataattatattttgaCTGTTTCAGAGGAAGGAATCCTTTTGAATTCTTATTTATTCAGCCTTCACTGATGTCGCTAATTTTTTTGGTTTAGGTATGATAATCATAGAGAGGCTCTGCTTAAAGGTGGGCTTGCTGGAGAGTATCAAGATGACAGCTTAGATTTGCTTCACTATTTCACTGTGACCTGTTACTCTGGTTATGGAGATGATGAAAAGGTAAGAAATGAACTCACTGATAATTTCTTATCAAGTACTTAAGTAAGACTCTCAAATGCAAAGAGAATTCCTAAAATTATTCTACAATAGAAGGTGAAGGAATGTTCATTttggaaactgaaaaacagaGCTTTCATATTTAAACTGTCAGCATATAAAGACCTTCAGTTGAAAACTAAATGTACTTTCAGTGACCGAGCTTGGGACTGTAATTCTGTAACATTAAAGTTTTTCATGTTGCATTTAAAAATCTTACTCTATAATTAAACTACAAGAGTGTTAAGAATTTGTGTTTCTGTTACTGTTTTTTAGGGCTTTTATACAGTGTATCGTAATGTTTTTGAAATGATTGCCAAGGAAGAACTAGAATCTTCTTTAGAAGAGGATGTTGAGGATTTCCCAACTTTTGGAGACTCCCAGAGTGACTATGATACGGTAGAAGAAAAATTCATTGCCATTTTGTAATTAGCATTTGTCAGTGtatcttttccctatttttttattttaagaagaagGGTTCTAGTTCTCAGTCTTTTACTGtgactctcttcctctctttcttttcctgatcGCCTCCCGTCTTTTCACTATTTAGTGATCTTGGTCCCATTCCATTAATTTCCTCATCAAGTTCATTCTGAAGAGTTATTTTGTAAAGGCTTCAAAGGACTGTCTTCTCTGTTGATTAATAGTAAAGTTGTATATACGAAGAAAGGAGGTTAGATGTTTTGCATCAGCAATATTTGCTACCTtactaaaaaagaaatccaaataaaaatctAGCATTTTACCTGTTTTCTTTGTCACTAGGTAGTCCATCCTTTCTACGCTTATTGGCAGAGTTTCTGCACTCAGAAGAACTTTGCTTGGAAAGAAGAATATGATACACGACAGGCTTCAAACCACTGGGAGAAACGAGCCatggaaaaagagaacaaaaagattCGAGACAaagcaaggaaagagaagaatgagCTTGTCCGTCAGCTCGTAGCTTTCATCCGTAAAAGAGATAGAAGAGTGCAGGCTCATCGAAAACTTGTGGAAGAACAGAACGCAGAGAAGGCGAGGAAAGCCGAAGCAATGAGGCGGCAGCAGAAGCTAAAGCAGGCCAAGTATGTGGTGCTGGCTGGACCCTGTCTATGAGTAGGTGCTGGTCCCAGCAAGCATCAGTGGATACCTGGCGTGGTGCTTTCATGGGGGGTTTAATCCTCATTCTGCCTACATCCCTTTCTTTTACATTCTGGCATTGGACGATGTCTTTTCATCTGCtgtgaaaaaatttttcttttgagttgGATGTTTTCCTTCAGAGGCCCTTTATACTTGAGATTCTTTTCAGACTCTTGTAACGTTTAATAATAACTGACGTTAATCGAATTCTCATTCTGTACAAGGCCGTGTTGTAAGTGCTTTTCTTGCAACAATTCTGTGAAGTAAGTTCGggtttttatcctttcttttgagGAAATGAGGCacaagatcacatagctaataaattGCAGAGGTGGGAACTGGACCCTAGAAGTCAGTCCAGTGCGCTGCTTTTAAGTACCACACAATACTCTGTCCGTATACGCTTAGATATTTAGTTCATCTCAGTGCCTTtaaagttttgttgttttgagTCACTGTAAAGGCGTTGTGTCCAGAGCATTATagcattctttaaaaaactattcaCTTCTTGAAAGTTCTACCCACCTCATCTTTTGAAAAATTAGCACTTTACATGACACTTACGGTTTAAAACCacctgaagacttttttttttaaataaattttatttatttatttatttttggctgcgttgggtcttgtcgctgtgcgcgggctttctctagttgcggcgagcgggggctactcttcattgcagtgtgtgggcttctcattgcggtggcttctcttgttgcagagcacaggctctaggcccatgggctccagtagttgtggctcatgggctctagagcgcagggtccgtaattgtggcgcacgggcttagttgctgcgtggcatgtgggatcttcccggaccagggcttgaacctgtgtcccctgcgttggcaggcggattcttaaccactgcgccaccagggaagtccccacctgaAGACTTTTATTAAGTTGCGAAGAGTTATATGTTTCAAAACCCATTATCTAGTGGAGCAATTAAAATCAACCACATAACAGATAACAGATTTAAGTGACTTTGCCTGTTTCAGCCAAGCACAGGTTTTAAGTTTGTAGGCGCTGACAATTTGGGAGGAAGAAGCTCTCCAGGGGATGGGTTTTaagcccccaaaataaataaaaccaatgcAGAGACTGTGCTGTGTGTGTCTAGACTGGCAGAGCAGTACAAAGAGCAGAGCTGGATGACGGTGGCCGATTTGGAGAAGGAGCTCAGGGAGATGGAGGCGCAGTATGAAAAGGAGTTTGGAGATGGATCAGGTGAAGATGAAGCGGAAGAACGGGAACTCCAAGACGGACAGGATGGTAACTTCCTCCATTCACTAAGAAACTGtaggaaataaatgtttttgtgttCAGGGGTTGTGCACTCAGGATGCTCACAGATGTCCATAAAGGGCTCAGGTGTGAGATAACAACGAATGGGAGGGCAGATGAAAATCTGGAGAACACCTGGGTTCCGGCCGATTGTTGCCAGTTTcatgtttgtttggtttgtttgtttttaaagtgaggCTGGAAAACTGGATTTTTATGTGCCATCTCCCAGTTTTTAAATATGGCagataattgaaatgaaaaataatttggcatGGCCAAGTGAAGGTAGACTATGGAAGTAGTATAATTGCAGTAATTTCATTAACGAACTCTTTTCTGACCATGTTTTGAACCATTTGGCTGCATAAATATATTGAGAAATGGGCATATTGTCAGGTGtaactggttatttttaaaaaatgcagttaaGCAGTAGGTCAAGTTTTAATAGTAACTCTTTCCAGAAGAGCCGATACTGTGCACGAATCTATCTGGCATATATAAATTGTCTCATTTCTGACTTGTAGAGGGGCTTCTCTTCGTGTCCTGAAAtgtgtcttttctcttcctctatcATTAGAGCACAGGCATGTGACTACCTTACAAGGAGAGGATTGGGCATTGTTGAGAATAGTGATTGCTATACCTGACTTTCTCCACTGTCTCTGGCTGTTCCATGAGAAATAAAAGTAACTGATCTAAACATGGTTTACCTAATTTTACCTTACTTACAAATGTTGGTTTTCAGACTAATAGTTCAAATGATAAAATGACAGACTTTTATTTATTCCACGTGATCAggaaattaaatgttttcttaatgaaTTGCAAGTAGTATGTGTGAAAGTGCCTTGATAGTTATGAAGCACTGTGTAAATGTGAGGTGGCATAATTATGTAGAGTTTTACAGTTTATAAGGTGCTTT
Protein-coding regions in this window:
- the LOC132517870 gene encoding riboflavin kinase-like; amino-acid sequence: MTATPNAASESPGTFCLVSGVRVSPRRVVRAARPVVRPCARPPTRPAELLPVSPGWPGGPGTASMAALPDARTGPQPATRTDGVMRHLPYFCRGQVVRFGRGPKHLGIPTANFPEQVVDNLPADASTGVYHGWASDGSVDVHKMVVSIGWNPYYKNTKKSMEAHIMHTFKEDFHGEILATSDQKRTDSLESLISAIQGDTEEAKKRLDLPEHLKLKEDNFFQVPKSKTMNGH
- the DNAJC21 gene encoding dnaJ homolog subfamily C member 21 isoform X2 — translated: MECHYEALGVRRDASEEELKKAYRKLALKWHPDKNLDNAAEAAEQFKLIQAAYDVLSDPQERAWYDNHREALLKGGLAGEYQDDSLDLLHYFTVTCYSGYGDDEKGFYTVYRNVFEMIAKEELESSLEEDVEDFPTFGDSQSDYDTVVHPFYAYWQSFCTQKNFAWKEEYDTRQASNHWEKRAMEKENKKIRDKARKEKNELVRQLVAFIRKRDRRVQAHRKLVEEQNAEKARKAEAMRRQQKLKQAKLAEQYKEQSWMTVADLEKELREMEAQYEKEFGDGSGEDEAEERELQDGQDGKDGDEAEDAELYDSLYCPACDKSFKTEKAMRNHEKSKKHREMVALLKQQLEEEEANFSGPQTDENSLDANSEEETEDAPKQKLSKKQKKKKQKPAQNYDDNFNENGTGEAVKVDPEDNSLNQGSAKGLEDIPQENVSVTETVERCDDPKSEAKRIRWPEVGPGRSSLCSLIPAALPGALPALLPKGPTRLRSWTTESS
- the DNAJC21 gene encoding dnaJ homolog subfamily C member 21 isoform X1 — protein: MECHYEALGVRRDASEEELKKAYRKLALKWHPDKNLDNAAEAAEQFKLIQAAYDVLSDPQERAWYDNHREALLKGGLAGEYQDDSLDLLHYFTVTCYSGYGDDEKGFYTVYRNVFEMIAKEELESSLEEDVEDFPTFGDSQSDYDTVVHPFYAYWQSFCTQKNFAWKEEYDTRQASNHWEKRAMEKENKKIRDKARKEKNELVRQLVAFIRKRDRRVQAHRKLVEEQNAEKARKAEAMRRQQKLKQAKLAEQYKEQSWMTVADLEKELREMEAQYEKEFGDGSGEDEAEERELQDGQDGKDGDEAEDAELYDSLYCPACDKSFKTEKAMRNHEKSKKHREMVALLKQQLEEEEANFSGPQTDENSLDANSEEETEDAPKQKLSKKQKKKKQKPAQNYDDNFNENGTGEAVKVDPEDNSLNQGSAKGLEDIPQENVSVTETVERCDDPKSEAKSVSKPKGKKAKDTKKSVRVPAELQTVSDVLISCTTCHSEFPSRNKLFDHLKATGHARAPSSSSLNSVTDSRSKKEKRKNR